From a single Phragmites australis chromosome 7, lpPhrAust1.1, whole genome shotgun sequence genomic region:
- the LOC133923575 gene encoding protein S40-4-like produces the protein MAGSARSAAAKHAYRMFSPSRGAAATCPGGAADEFDESDVWGSFAPAGGVEYSGPAELAAARARPIPASRAGRKKPLDSRGAAPGSLPMNIPDWQKILGVEYRNHHEGGWELDGDDDYDYGRAASGGATVIPPHELAWRSRAASLSVHEGIGRTLKGRDLSRVRDAVWKKTGFED, from the coding sequence ATGGCCGGGAGTGCGAGATCGGCGGCCGCGAAGCACGCGTACCGGATGTTCTCGCCGTCCCGGGGCGCGGCGGCAACGTGCCCCGGCGGGGCGGCGGACGAGTTCGACGAGTCGGACGTCTGGGGCTCGTTTGCCCCTGCCGGCGGCGTGGAATACTCCGGCCCGGCCGAGCTAGCCGCCGCCCGGGCGCGCCCGATCCCGGCCTCCCGCGCCGGGCGGAAGAAGCCGCTGGACAGCCGGGGCGCCGCGCCGGGGTCGCTGCCGATGAACATACCGGACTGGCAGAAAATCCTCGGGGTCGAGTACAGGAACCACCACGAGGGCGGGTGGGAGCTCGACGGGGACGACGACTACGACTACGGCAGGGCGGCCAGTGGTGGCGCCACGGTGATCCCACCTCACGAGCTGGCGTGGCGCAGCCGGGCCGCGTCGCTGTCGGTGCACGAGGGGATCGGCAGGACGCTCAAGGGGCGTGACCTCAGCCGGGTCCGGGACGCCGTCTGGAAGAAGACCGGCTTCGAGGACTGA